One Candidatus Dadabacteria bacterium genomic window, TCTCTTTGCGAAGCCGGTTGCGTATTACGGCGGATACAAGAGGCCTCTCCGGGGGAAAAGCCGTTTCTTTCTCTATTAGTGATGCAATAGTCACAATCTCCTTGATATCGGGTTGCGGACTCGCAATACCAAGCGTCGCATAAACTTCCCGAAATCTACCGAGCATTGTTTCAATTACCTTCTCCGCAGAGCAATCACGCGCAAAGAAATAAGTGTCGGGAAAAAGGAATCCTTCAAGACTCGAAACGTCCACGCCAAGTTTTTTCGTGGAATACTCACTGTTTTCCGCAACCGCGAGAAACTCTTCCCGGGAAACTATCTGCGAGGCATCGAGAATTCCGGCCATCTGCACAAGAGTAATCCCTTCGGGGAAGGTAACTCTCTTTAAGGACACTTCGCCGCGACGCAACTTTCTATGAACAGTATAAGGTGCCTCGCCGGCCGAAAACACGTATTCGCCGTGCTTAAGCTTCCTATGGGTTCCGCTTAGAAAAGCCGAG contains:
- the mltG gene encoding endolytic transglycosylase MltG gives rise to the protein MSETRRFNRFSKGLVVFVSSLLALSAWFYFLDGFPAETKIVEIPQGLGLSAIAEKLEVEGVVRKAEVLFFSAFLSGTHRKLKHGEYVFSAGEAPYTVHRKLRRGEVSLKRVTFPEGITLVQMAGILDASQIVSREEFLAVAENSEYSTKKLGVDVSSLEGFLFPDTYFFARDCSAEKVIETMLGRFREVYATLGIASPQPDIKEIVTIASLIEKETAFPPERPLVSAVIRNRLRKEMKLEFDPTVIYALGEKFDGNIRKKDQSFPSPYNTYVVSGLPPGPIAAPGLDSIRAALEPADVDYLYFVSNGGGVHVFSSTYRDHQNAVKRLLKKEKQ